A portion of the [Limnothrix rosea] IAM M-220 genome contains these proteins:
- a CDS encoding beta-ketoacyl-ACP synthase, with the protein MRVVVTGMGLCSGLGNLSQSWQALLAGKTAIRLRQPFSDLLVIPVAMLGKYPLNLESWRSPLVNDVLVDAKLTKPLKNCAVVVGSSRGFQGKIEAINQKYRGGNQQLLEDWLELLPQQLAIATARQIGSAGSLLAPMGACTTGLWALCQGFELLRRGDCERVLVGAIESPITRLSIAGFQKMGAMATQGCFPFDKNREGLVLGEGGAMLMLETFTSARRRKAKIYGEILGWSFTCDAYHVSAPQKSHLPAQRAIAQCLTRANLTPNQVDHIHPHGTSTKLNDQAEAQMIAELFPHRPWVSGSKGATGHSLGASGIMSAAFSLMMLRSQTLFPCVGLRNPEFDLNFVWQSQPEIIHHALCLSFGFGGQNGAIALRFEDEFLAG; encoded by the coding sequence GTGCGTGTTGTCGTCACTGGCATGGGTTTATGTTCGGGATTGGGTAATCTCAGCCAATCATGGCAGGCGCTACTGGCGGGAAAAACGGCAATTCGGCTACGGCAACCTTTTTCTGATTTACTGGTGATTCCGGTGGCGATGTTAGGGAAATATCCTCTGAATTTAGAGTCGTGGCGATCGCCGCTAGTTAACGATGTTCTAGTGGATGCTAAGTTAACAAAGCCCCTGAAAAATTGTGCGGTGGTGGTGGGGTCTAGTCGTGGTTTTCAAGGGAAAATTGAAGCAATCAATCAAAAATATCGCGGCGGCAATCAGCAACTATTAGAAGATTGGTTAGAACTTTTACCGCAACAGTTGGCGATCGCCACGGCTAGACAAATTGGCTCAGCGGGTTCTTTACTGGCACCGATGGGGGCTTGTACGACGGGACTTTGGGCACTGTGTCAGGGCTTTGAATTGTTACGGCGCGGTGACTGTGAGCGGGTCTTGGTGGGGGCGATCGAATCACCAATTACGCGATTGAGTATTGCGGGTTTCCAGAAAATGGGTGCAATGGCAACGCAGGGCTGTTTTCCCTTTGATAAAAATCGCGAGGGTTTAGTTCTGGGGGAAGGGGGCGCGATGTTAATGTTGGAAACTTTTACTTCAGCTCGGCGACGAAAGGCCAAAATTTATGGTGAAATTCTCGGCTGGAGTTTTACCTGTGATGCCTACCATGTCAGTGCGCCACAAAAAAGCCATTTACCAGCCCAACGGGCGATCGCCCAATGTTTAACGAGAGCGAATTTAACCCCAAACCAAGTTGATCACATTCATCCCCACGGCACAAGCACTAAACTTAATGACCAAGCTGAAGCCCAGATGATTGCAGAATTATTTCCTCACCGCCCGTGGGTGAGTGGCAGTAAAGGCGCAACGGGTCATAGTCTTGGGGCATCGGGGATTATGAGTGCGGCTTTTTCTTTAATGATGCTGCGATCGCAAACTCTATTTCCCTGTGTTGGTCTGAGAAATCCTGAGTTTGATCTAAATTTTGTCTGGCAATCTCAACCGGAAATAATTCACCATGCCCTTTGTCTAAGCTTTGGTTTCGGTGGACAAAATGGGGCGATCGCCCTGCGGTTTGAGGATGAATTTTTGGCAGGATAG
- a CDS encoding peptidylprolyl isomerase → MRHPWQVFCIAVLIGSLTLVGCAPTSTPDSESSTTESTTTTVNPFDDYTPRLEGMAKVEMVVNGQSIVIELNGEDAPITAGNFADLVERGVYDGLAFHRVIRDPEPFVAQGGDPVGKDPSVPIAQLGRGGYVEPETGARRDLPLEIKLEGSEDPVYGRASLDGSKVTLKHEKGTIAMARSQAPNSASAQFYFTLAELSFLDGNYAVFGKVVEGIDVVDSIQMGDRIESARLIEGADNLIK, encoded by the coding sequence ATGAGACATCCGTGGCAAGTTTTTTGTATCGCTGTTTTGATCGGAAGTTTGACTTTAGTCGGCTGCGCGCCAACGAGTACACCGGACAGTGAATCTAGTACGACTGAGTCGACAACAACAACGGTTAATCCTTTTGATGACTATACGCCTCGTTTAGAGGGTATGGCTAAGGTTGAAATGGTCGTCAATGGACAATCTATTGTGATTGAGCTCAATGGCGAAGATGCTCCTATTACAGCGGGTAATTTTGCTGATTTGGTGGAGCGGGGGGTTTATGATGGTTTGGCTTTTCACCGGGTCATTCGCGATCCTGAGCCTTTTGTGGCGCAGGGTGGTGATCCTGTGGGGAAAGATCCTAGTGTGCCGATCGCCCAGCTTGGCCGTGGTGGCTATGTCGAGCCGGAAACGGGTGCTCGCCGGGATTTACCGTTAGAAATCAAGTTAGAGGGCAGTGAAGATCCTGTGTATGGTCGGGCTAGTCTTGATGGGAGTAAGGTAACGCTTAAGCATGAAAAGGGGACGATCGCCATGGCTCGCTCGCAGGCTCCAAATTCGGCATCGGCGCAGTTTTATTTCACCTTGGCTGAGTTGAGTTTCCTTGATGGTAATTATGCTGTTTTCGGCAAGGTTGTTGAAGGGATTGATGTGGTGGACAGTATTCAAATGGGCGATCGCATTGAATCTGCCAGATTAATTGAAGGTGCGGACAATCTCATTAAGTAA